The genomic region GCTCCCACCGAAAGTGAGTCTGTCAAAATTCGCCAAACAAGAATCTTCCAAACCTGCGGCCCTGGTAAGCGCCATAACCGTTTTTTACAAAAAACCTTAGTAGAGGCATCAATTCTACTCTCATCCTTAGTCGAACTATGGGTACGTAAATAAGAAGCAAGACAGACCGCATAACCGCTCTTGACCGAATAGATCCCCGAACAAGTAAGCTTCCAGTAGACATAATCATCAACAGCAGTATTACAAATAGGCATGGCACAAATCCGACGAGCCCACTCGGGTTCAAACAAATCAAAGATAAGCTCATGATTCCAGCACAGTGAAGGAGTGAGGAGATCCTTAACCGTAAAACACCACATAGAGTCAGGCGGCGGAAATCCCAATCTCGTCGTTTGAGGCGGTACCTCTCCACTAACCCATCCACAATTCCATATACGCAGCTTTGAATTGACACCAGGTTTCCAACCCACGTGTGCCAAAAGCAACTCCATTCCAAAAGATAAACTCTTGCAACCCCAAGATTGATACGAGCAAGACTTTAAAGACCCAGGCATCACGAGATCGTCATTGCAAATAAGCTTGTCGTAAAAAACTCGACTTACCAAAGAGTCTTTCATAGACAGGACTTTCCAAGCTAACTTACCTAACAGTGCCTGATTCATACACTGAATATTTCGAATTCCAAGGCCACCTTCCGACTTAGGAAGACTAATAAAGTTCTTGCTACACCAATGGATCGTAGACCTTAACCTCGTTCcagcccaccaaaaatgtgacaatAAGGAGTTAATCTTATTAgccacacttaccggtattttaaaCACCGATAGGACATAATTCGATAAAGTAGACAAAACAGAAGAGATCAAAGTCAACCTTCCCGCAGGTGATAGAAAGATAGCATTCCAAGACGAAATACGACGTCGCACCTTTTCAATTAGCGCATTAAAAATCTCCTTTTTAGACGAACCAAACTCAGTACTGATACCCAAATATCGACCAATACCCTTATTTTCTGAAATATGTAAAACCCTCAGACCTTCCCGCACGGAGCGCATCGTGGTGCTTGGACTGAAAAGAATACCAGATTTAGACTCATTCATAATCTGACCCGAGGCAGAACAGAAATCAGCCAAGATCTGTTTAAGCTTACTGTAAGCCTCCTCTTTATCTTGGAGAAAGAAAATAAAATCATCCGCAAATAATAAATGTGAAAGAGAGGGCGCATTTCTTGATAACTTAATACCATAAATAGACCTATTGGCTTCAGCTGCAAGAACATTATGAGACAATATTTCCATACATAAGATAAATAGATACGGCGAAAGTGGATCCCCCTGACGTAAGCCGCAACTAGGCTGAAATTGCTTCAAAGGGGCACCGTTAACCAAAACCTCATACGAAACCGTTGTGACGACACTCATAATAAGCTTAATTAAACCATTAGGAAACCCGAAACAAATAAGAGTACGATGTAAAAAATCCCATCGAATACGATCATAAGCCTTACTCATATCCGCTTTAAAAGCAAATCTCCCGCAGGCCCCAGAAGAGTGCTTATTAATATTCTGAATTGCTTCATGGGCAAGAAGAACGTTATCCCCAATATGCCGACCGGCAACAAAACCATTTTGGTACTCACCAACCAGATAACTCATAACCCTAGACATCCTATTCGTAATGCAGCGCGTGACCACCTTCATAACGACATTGCAAAGACTGATAGGTCTGAAATCCTCCACCCTTTCAGGACTCTCACATTTCGGAACAAGAGTAATAAAAGTCCTATTAAGCTCTTTTAGAACTACACCACCATTGAGAATATTTAAGACTGCCGAAATAACATCATGTTTCACAACATGCCAGCATTTCTGAAAAAACAAAGCCGGGAAACCATCGGGACCAGGAGATTTCAAGGCACCAAGTTGAAAAACCGCCCGTCTTACATCTTTAGCAGTAAAAGCTTTAGACAAGAAATCCAAATCATCCTCCTTAACAATAGATCTTACCTGATGAAAAAGCACATCATACTCCGCCAACCTTGGAAAATCAACGGAGGATGGCGATGCAGTTTGAGAATCAGCAGAGGTCATAACAACAACGTCACTAACCGGATTATAAATAGCATAAAAGTGGTTGTAAAAAAGATTCCCAATACAAACCGGATCATAACTCCAATTCCCCAGCGTGTCTTTAATGCCAAGAATAAAATTACGACCCGCACGGCCCTTAACCCAGTTGAAGAAGTATTTAGTACAAGTATCCCCTTCAACCGCCCAATTCATCTTCGCACGTTGCTTCCAATACAAAGCCGACGCTTTAGCAAATTCAGTAACCTCATTATTAACTTGAACAGCTAGATCCGAGTTTCCCGTATTAATGGCGCAATTCATAGCATTCACAATTCGTTCATCAAAACAATCCCACTCCTTACACcaagcctttcttttctcaatgGACCATTTTCGTAACAAATTTCGAATAAAGGCAAGCTTCCTTACCAATTTAAACGGAAAAGTACCTATAAACTCGGATCTCCAATTTCTCCGAATTAGAGACAAGCACTCTTCATTATCCAAATTCCAAGATTCAATCTTATACGGCTTCTTACATGAGTTAGTTCTTGACAAGATTAAAGCATAATTCAATGGGAGCGTGATCCGAAATCTGAATGGGCAAATGTTTAACTCCAGTATTAGGGAAAAGATGAAACCAATCCTTTGAACCATAGGccttatcaattctttcataAACTCGCTTAAAACCTTTTCTATTATTGCACCACGTGAATCGCGGCCCTTTGAACGGAATATCAACAAGTTCATGTTCAACACGCCAGTTATGGAAACTCAAAGCTCCCGCGATACTACCCGTCTTCGAACTAAGCTTATCGCAACTAAATTCGACTTGATTGAAATCTCCAACAATTACAAAAGGATAATCTAAGGAAACTAACCATGAGCCCAAAACATGCATACAGAGAGATTGCTCAGGTTCTCCATAGAACAAAACGAGATACCAAGGCAAAGAAGGATTCATTTCATTCAAAAGGATGATGAAGTTATTACATGTAGTTACACATCTCATCATCAAACCCTTCTTCCAGCCACACCAAAGGCCACCAGCACTACCCATTGCATCAACACCGACGGACTCGATAAAACCCATACTACGAAACATAGGACTAACAAAGCTTGCATTACATTTTGTCTCACTAAGGAAAATAAAGTCATAATTATTAGTACTAATAAGCGCTCTTAATTTCGGAATTATAGGGGAGAGCGCATTATTCAAGCCCCTACAATTCCATTGAAGCCCATTCATGGTTGGCAAGGAGGTTGATGTAGGCCAACCTCCGCAACTCCTTCCCCACGAACAGATGAGCCATCACACGAGCTCACACCATCATCCTCAGTAATTCTTATATGAAAACCAGACCCAGAAGGAACTTTGCCTAGCTCTACAGAACGCATATCCACCATGCAAGTTTTCTTAGCCAATTGAGTGAGATAagccttagcataaccaatagaAGGAAGAGAGGAATCCTTAAGATCATCTATACCAGCTTCAGACCTGCATTTCCGTTTCTTGAAAGGTAGCCTGTACTCAAATTCACCCCCAGAAACCAGAATACCCACATCTGACTTTTCCAAACAAGCACTCGCAGATTGAGCTCTCTGAGTCTTTCCAGCAATAGCAGGACCAGCAGCAACACCCATCAAAGCACACTCATCCACAGCAATAGGGACACAACCCGTTGATTCTTGTAACACCATACCAGCCTCCTGATCAGGAACATCACTAACATGGACAGAACACGAAGCAGACTGACCCATATCCTTCACAGCAGCTACAACAGACGATCCCAAGTTCAAAGATAACATAGTGTTTACTTCAGATCTTGCCCTCACATCAGCCTCAATAAAAGCCTCCTCACCCTCAGAATCTGAACTATGAAGTGGCCATTCAGGAGTTGAGTAATGAGAGCTCGAGGAATCATCAATATTAATAGTAACATTATTTCCCAAATGATCCCCCACCTCATCAGAAGGTCTTTCATCCCCAGGGGAGTACTGATAGAAATTATAAGGGTACACAATAGGCACCCCTTGAGGAGGGGGGTCAAAGGTCTGACCATAGCCCCTGTCATCATCCTCAATACGTGACCAGTTAAAGTCACTCTCCACACGACTTAGAATAGCCTCCTGAATATGAAGATCACGGTCAAAATGACTCCCAGCAGAATGGAAATTACTGTAAACAACATATGGATCAGCCTCAATAAAACCTTGACCCAAATTAGGCAATGAATCTGGTTCCACTACCCATCCACCAGTGGCGACACCAGGAGCAGCAGCAGCTCCAATCCCATCAGAAACGCCAGCTCCAATCCCATCAGAAACACCAGCAGTATAACCATTCATTAGCCCCGGAACATTAGTACCCACCCCAGTAACAAGAACACCCCCATTTGCCTCCATCTGCATAGGCTCAGGGACAGAAGCCGGCATACTACCCACATTAACCAGCCCATTATTATTAAAAACCCCAGCATCATTCAGACCCATGCTTCCAGCTACACCCATATCAAAAACCGGTTCATGCACACCAACAGAAACAGGAACCCCAGAAGCAGTAGCAACATGCATAGGGTCAACAGGTGGGTCCGCGTACTCAAAACCACCACCACCCACATTAAACAGTATAGGTCCTGCAAAGGGTTGCGCAGTCACACTGAATCTCATCCCAGGGTGAACCCTCCCCCCCCGGAGTTGTTCCAAGTTCAAAATCAATAACTTGTTCATCTTCAAAATTAGCTTCATTCGAAGACACAGAACCCCCCTGCCCACCAAGACGGATATTAGAAGAAACATACCTAGTTGTAGACGGTGTAGCCCTGAGATCAAGATTAAACATCGTATGATTGCTTTGAGTCTGAAACACAGCGAAACCCCGCTCCTGAGCACGATCAAGAAGACCATTCACATTTGAAACAATCGAAATAATACTCTCCCGACAACATGCAGCAATATGGCCCACCTTACCACAACGAACACAGTACTTAAACACATCTTCATAACGGAACTGGACCCATAAGAGATATCCACCATCCATAGAGAGAAAGAAACCCGGTGAAAGAGGTTGATTCATCTGAAGACGAGCCCTAACCCTTAAGTAATCCTTGTCAGGAACAGGATCAAAGGAATCAACCTCATAATGATGGCTTAATAGATGACCTGCCACGTTAGCTACCTCATCAGTCAAATACTCGAACGGCAAACCACAGACTCTCACCCAAACATCAGCATACGGAAACCGAATAGTCCTAGGAATACTATCCGGGAACCACCTAGTAAATACCATAAAAGCCCCAAAGAAAGTAGCATAAGTACGTCTTAACAGATCCTCcttatcttcatcatcttcacagTGTAGTGCATAAAGATCACCAAGCTTTAAAACCTTAATTGTACCCCTAGTCTTCCATTTACGTTGAATTAAATCATTCAACTTCGGTGCCTTGAAAATACGATAATCAACAAGAAACCCAAGAACACACTGATTCCAAAATTCCCTAGACTTACCAAGAGTAGCAGGATCAAGATTAAACACAGGACCCGACCTTGGGAACCGCCAAGCTCTTGCATGCAAAGGATCATTAGGTTGAAACGCTGCATTAGGAAAAGGTTGATGGAAAGGCTGCTGATGTGCATTCGGCATAGCCTCAGAAAACCCATGATTCCCAAATGGAGGACCATTACCAAACTGGTGAAAAGAAGACATGAGATCAAACAGAGAAGACAGAGGGA from Silene latifolia isolate original U9 population chromosome 3, ASM4854445v1, whole genome shotgun sequence harbors:
- the LOC141649808 gene encoding uncharacterized protein LOC141649808 — encoded protein: MNLLIFRSKGRDSRGAIIEKVLSEFMKELIRPMVQRIGFIFSLILELNICPFRFRITLPLNYALILSRTNSCKKPYKIESWNLDNEECLSLIRRNWRSEFIGTFPFKLVRKLAFIRNLLRKWSIEKRKAWCKEWDCFDERIVNAMNCAINTGNSDLAVQVNNEVTEFAKASALYWKQRAKMNWAVEGDTCTKYFFNWVKGRAGRNFILGIKDTLGNWSYDPVCIGNLFYNHFYAIYNPVSDVVVMTSADSQTASPSSVDFPRLAEYDVLFHQVRSIVKEDDLDFLSKAFTAKDVRRAVFQLGALKSPGPDGFPALFFQKCWHVVKHDVISAVLNILNGGVVLKELNRTFITLVPKCESPERVEDFRPISLCNVVMKVVTRCITNRMSRVMSYLVGEYQNGFVAGRHIGDNVLLAHEAIQNINKHSSGACGRFAFKADMSKAYDRIRWDFLHRTLICFGFPNGLIKLIMSVVTTVSYEVLVNGAPLKQFQPSCGLRQGDPLSPYLFILCMEILSHNVLAAEANRSIYGIKLSRNAPSLSHLLFADDFIFFLQDKEEAYSKLKQILADFCSASGQIMNESKSGILFSPSTTMRSVREGLRVLHISENKGIGRYLGISTEFGSSKKEIFNALIEKVRRRISSWNAIFLSPAGRLTLISSVLSTLSNYVLSVFKIPVSVANKINSLLSHFWWAGTRLRSTIHWCSKNFISLPKSEGGLGIRNIQCMNQALLGKLAWKVLSMKDSLVSRVFYDKLICNDDLVMPGSLKSCSYQSWGCKSLSFGMELLLAHVGWKPGVNSKLRIWNCGWVSGEVPPQTTRLGFPPPDSMWCFTVKDLLTPSLCWNHELIFDLFEPEWARRICAMPICNTAVDDYVYWKLTCSGIYSVKSGYAVCLASYLRTHSSTKDESRIDASTKVFCKKRLWRLPGPQVWKILVWRILTDSLSVGAEFARRNLINGSVCPWCGEDGMVETLEHLFRDCFLVKRLWACSSIGISTEFSTSVRLRDWIKNWINYFYTKEDSSNTVIRFLSVLWSLWRNRNEIVFSGKSFSTEYFFASLTNTTNVALEAEARIASNVSALGAVCYDPLDTLRNEISNHFPFFLVGDKGTCAPYRVKVDASWVSSLHASAGWIVYAPNGDCYGTFAISFDAESALQAEAIGIREVLRWAVRSNLLHLDLSSDCLQLLLQLARVESLHHLVKGILLDIESDLLLFHCICFSFVPRRLNKVAHNLARAKLGL